One Phycisphaeraceae bacterium genomic region harbors:
- a CDS encoding DUF1501 domain-containing protein, with protein sequence MQITRRFFLQSTGAIAAYCGVIPQLLLAQTGNNAPATQPVVEAKRNKTLVALFLRGGADGLNLIIPHGDAAYYNLRHNLAIAAPAKGNSAAALDLDGFFALHPRMSALEPLMTAGVAVAAHAVGYDRNSRSHFEEQDVWETGIVGNTVNSDGWLNRHLATSSGPGPLRAVSVGDSLPRILRGKANAYAIRGVEDLTLPKGKGNQASIVAGLEHAYRADPAAHREQARELLDQTGQVTLAGMKELSRLTREKYTPAAQYPKTEIARRLSQVARLIKSDVGLEVAEVDYDGWDTHLYQGETMQGPFANLAGNLADALAAFAHDLGDRLNDVLVITLSDFGRTAAENGTNGTDHGWGNCTLALGGPVLKAAGVHKKKVIGRWPGLAPDQLHQNRDLLHTTDFRDVLAEAVKVQLGNPNLTNLLPGREFQQVGLVA encoded by the coding sequence ATGCAGATCACCCGACGATTTTTTCTCCAGTCCACCGGCGCCATCGCCGCCTACTGCGGTGTGATTCCCCAACTGCTCCTGGCCCAGACGGGGAATAACGCTCCGGCGACCCAGCCCGTTGTGGAGGCAAAGCGAAACAAAACCCTCGTCGCCCTCTTTCTGCGGGGCGGAGCCGACGGACTTAACCTCATCATCCCGCATGGCGATGCTGCCTACTACAACCTGCGACACAACCTGGCAATCGCTGCACCCGCCAAAGGTAATTCCGCAGCGGCGTTGGATCTTGACGGCTTCTTTGCACTGCATCCGCGCATGAGTGCGCTGGAGCCGCTCATGACCGCCGGTGTCGCGGTCGCTGCCCATGCTGTCGGCTACGACCGCAACTCACGCTCCCACTTTGAGGAGCAGGACGTGTGGGAGACCGGCATCGTCGGGAATACCGTCAACTCGGACGGCTGGCTTAACCGCCATCTGGCAACCTCGTCCGGGCCGGGTCCGCTGCGGGCGGTTTCCGTAGGTGACTCGCTGCCGCGAATCTTGCGCGGCAAAGCCAACGCCTATGCGATTCGCGGCGTGGAAGACCTTACGTTACCCAAAGGCAAGGGTAATCAGGCGTCGATCGTCGCCGGGCTTGAACATGCTTATCGTGCCGATCCCGCTGCCCATCGTGAACAGGCACGGGAGCTGCTCGATCAGACCGGTCAGGTCACACTCGCCGGCATGAAAGAACTGTCCCGCCTCACGCGAGAAAAATACACCCCTGCTGCCCAGTATCCGAAAACCGAGATCGCTCGACGACTCAGCCAGGTCGCACGGCTGATCAAGTCTGATGTCGGCCTGGAAGTCGCGGAAGTGGACTACGACGGATGGGATACCCATCTCTATCAGGGTGAGACCATGCAGGGGCCATTCGCCAATCTCGCGGGAAATCTCGCCGATGCGCTGGCGGCTTTTGCTCATGATCTCGGTGACCGGCTCAATGATGTCCTGGTCATCACCCTCAGCGATTTTGGACGAACGGCTGCGGAAAACGGGACCAACGGCACCGACCACGGCTGGGGCAACTGCACACTCGCCCTGGGCGGTCCGGTTTTAAAAGCTGCCGGTGTTCACAAGAAAAAAGTGATCGGGAGATGGCCTGGACTCGCGCCGGATCAACTCCACCAAAATCGTGACCTGCTGCACACCACCGACTTCCGCGATGTGCTGGCTGAAGCTGTAAAGGTGCAGTTGGGCAACCCGAACCTCACCAATCTGCTTCCCGGTCGGGAATTCCAACAAGTGGGTTTGGTGGCGTAA
- the tilS gene encoding tRNA lysidine(34) synthetase TilS: MATLSRIVEHPFAKAVAQALKSRCGVREGDRLHLAVSGGADSVAMLRAIAPLAGRRTWKLGLSVGHVQHHLRDDHHAENDARLVEKWAGELGVPFCRTDLPKPSRKENVEAWARRERYRALMESAQACRSHMIVTAHHADDQLETILMRLLRGASIRGLQGMAWRRPAGSGVNEKGIVILRPMLAVDHAAAESFLKQIKQPWCEDHTNLDISRLRARLRHEVLPQLRAISPIAGRRAVRFGDHLRDVGRVVDAAAAQALNIVTETNATWIVPRNEARLWPRVVLAEVLRQLLQNAGVGADQMGTRPLGSLVRAVRDCQGGQRRFEFGNRVVSVITREAVEVRRK, encoded by the coding sequence ATGGCCACTCTGTCGCGCATCGTCGAGCATCCCTTCGCCAAGGCGGTGGCACAGGCACTCAAATCCCGCTGCGGTGTCCGTGAGGGAGATCGCCTGCATCTGGCGGTCAGCGGCGGGGCGGACTCGGTGGCGATGCTGCGCGCGATCGCACCACTGGCGGGGCGGCGGACTTGGAAGCTGGGGCTGAGTGTCGGCCATGTGCAGCACCATCTGCGGGACGATCATCACGCGGAAAACGACGCCCGTCTGGTCGAAAAATGGGCAGGAGAACTCGGAGTACCCTTCTGTCGAACCGACCTGCCCAAGCCCAGCCGGAAGGAAAACGTCGAAGCCTGGGCACGGCGGGAACGCTACCGCGCGCTGATGGAATCCGCGCAGGCCTGTCGCTCCCACATGATCGTGACCGCCCATCATGCGGACGATCAACTGGAAACCATCCTGATGCGTCTGCTGCGCGGAGCGTCGATCAGAGGTTTGCAGGGCATGGCCTGGAGACGACCGGCTGGGAGCGGAGTCAACGAAAAGGGCATCGTCATCCTTCGACCGATGCTGGCTGTCGATCACGCCGCCGCGGAATCGTTCCTGAAACAGATCAAGCAACCCTGGTGCGAAGATCACACCAATCTGGATATTTCGCGGCTGCGCGCAAGACTGCGACACGAGGTGCTGCCGCAGTTGCGCGCGATCAGTCCGATTGCGGGGCGTCGAGCTGTGCGGTTCGGAGATCACCTGCGGGACGTGGGGCGCGTGGTGGACGCCGCCGCTGCACAGGCGTTAAACATCGTCACAGAGACGAATGCGACATGGATCGTGCCGCGCAATGAAGCGAGGCTTTGGCCTCGTGTGGTTCTTGCGGAAGTTCTGCGGCAGCTCCTTCAAAATGCGGGAGTGGGTGCGGATCAAATGGGCACCCGGCCTCTGGGGTCACTGGTGCGGGCGGTGCGGGACTGTCAGGGAGGTCAGCGGCGATTTGAGTTTGGGAATCGTGTGGTCTCAGTGATTACGCGGGAGGCTGTCGAGGTCCGCCGAAAATAG
- the rsfS gene encoding ribosome silencing factor, whose protein sequence is MSKQSAKKSGTTRSVKKSSAPRTPRQATSARSGDAKLRKFAIESARLLSDLHAEDVVLFDVRKMSDVTDYILIATGTSDRQIRSLGDRVEELSREMKIDRYGRDADGSATWIVVDFVDTVIHLFDPAARAHYDLEMLWGDAPKVKWRRVTRSAAD, encoded by the coding sequence ATGAGCAAACAGTCCGCGAAAAAGTCGGGAACCACCCGGTCCGTGAAAAAAAGTTCCGCGCCCCGGACGCCTCGCCAGGCAACCTCGGCACGCAGCGGTGATGCGAAACTTCGCAAGTTCGCCATCGAGTCCGCGCGTCTCCTGTCTGACCTGCACGCGGAAGACGTAGTGCTCTTTGACGTACGCAAGATGAGTGACGTGACCGATTACATCCTCATCGCCACCGGCACCAGCGACCGCCAGATCCGTTCGCTCGGTGATCGGGTTGAAGAGCTCAGCCGGGAAATGAAGATCGATCGCTACGGACGTGATGCCGACGGATCGGCGACGTGGATTGTCGTGGATTTCGTGGACACAGTGATTCACCTCTTCGACCCCGCAGCTCGGGCTCATTACGATCTCGAAATGCTCTGGGGTGACGCTCCGAAAGTGAAATGGCGGCGAGTCACACGATCGGCGGCTGACTGA
- a CDS encoding sugar phosphate isomerase/epimerase, with the protein MPPSVIGAQLYTLRDFLKTPLDIARTCAQVKKIGYDAVQVSALGPIEVKELAKILDGEGLSCAATHKSMDDMKNTDAILDYHATLKCRYTAIGGFGWGGKTLAEWQTFVRDYNLIARTLAAKGLRVGYHNHAHELCRVADSPLTMPLELLVNTCERSVWFEIDTYWIAFGGGDPAAWIERVTASGADRIPCVHFKDMLISPDQKEHKMCEVGSGNLNWTRILNACTKAGVEWYLVERDSGDLDPFESLKISLDNLRAMGLH; encoded by the coding sequence GTGCCACCATCGGTCATCGGCGCCCAGCTCTACACGCTGCGCGATTTTCTCAAAACTCCGCTCGATATCGCCAGGACTTGCGCGCAAGTCAAAAAAATAGGCTACGACGCTGTTCAGGTTTCCGCGCTGGGACCTATTGAGGTCAAAGAACTGGCCAAAATTCTCGACGGTGAAGGCTTGTCATGCGCCGCGACGCACAAGTCGATGGATGACATGAAAAACACCGATGCGATCCTTGACTATCACGCAACCCTCAAGTGTCGTTACACCGCGATCGGTGGTTTCGGCTGGGGCGGCAAGACACTCGCTGAGTGGCAGACCTTCGTTCGAGATTACAACCTGATCGCCCGGACGCTCGCCGCCAAGGGCCTTCGAGTCGGCTACCACAACCACGCCCATGAGCTTTGCCGCGTGGCAGACAGCCCGCTCACCATGCCGCTCGAACTGCTCGTCAACACCTGCGAACGATCGGTGTGGTTTGAGATTGACACCTACTGGATCGCGTTCGGCGGGGGCGATCCCGCTGCGTGGATCGAACGAGTGACGGCCTCCGGCGCTGACCGCATTCCGTGTGTCCATTTCAAGGATATGCTCATCAGTCCCGACCAGAAGGAGCACAAAATGTGCGAGGTCGGCAGCGGAAATCTCAACTGGACGCGCATCCTCAACGCCTGCACCAAGGCTGGCGTCGAGTGGTATCTCGTCGAGCGGGATTCAGGCGATCTGGACCCGTTTGAATCGCTGAAAATCAGCCTCGACAACCTGCGGGCGATGGGTTTGCACTAA
- the rpsU gene encoding 30S ribosomal protein S21 — protein sequence MAIRIKARAGESAEQMMRRFKKMCEKEGLTKDIKRRAYYEKPSERKQRSLRKSIKRAEQIALGVPLKKGPPGAKPPMGAQRGGRPGGRPQGRQGGGRQMGGGRGGKPR from the coding sequence ATGGCAATCAGGATCAAGGCACGCGCGGGCGAGTCAGCCGAGCAGATGATGCGTCGGTTCAAGAAAATGTGCGAGAAGGAAGGTCTGACCAAGGACATCAAGCGCCGTGCGTATTACGAGAAACCCAGCGAGCGCAAACAGCGATCGCTCCGTAAGTCGATCAAGCGGGCTGAACAGATCGCTCTGGGCGTGCCGCTGAAGAAAGGCCCGCCGGGCGCCAAGCCTCCCATGGGTGCGCAGCGCGGCGGTCGTCCGGGTGGACGCCCGCAAGGCCGTCAGGGCGGCGGTCGGCAGATGGGTGGCGGTCGGGGCGGCAAACCCCGCTGA
- a CDS encoding CocE/NonD family hydrolase — protein sequence MGDYLRHVRIMRNVRVPMRDGVELATNVYLPREGTKFPVVLVRMAYNRAHITGGELIERGLAVVSQDTRGRYASDGKFYPFIHETNDGYDTLDWIARQPWCNGKVGMYGDSYLASVQLALAHTNHPLLTALNPRFMSADIWRQGYYCDGAFSEALTFSWLCLEVGSRTSEANLMPFFNIPMLLRERPIVDLDIKSGNRSEYYRDFATNYARNQFWRDLSYRETLPACRVPSLLTGGWYDYYPNEAFRMYADLLSGDAPEAIKRSHRVLVGPWTHGIHGRSKLGQLDFGPEATKENDHSSRWLETMLKGGTPQDYQKALIRLFVMGDNVWRDENEWPLARTQFTRYYLHSQGSANTCTGDGTLSTSPPQNESSDKFTYNPDDPCPTIGGNHSVGTYNPGLYEICLPGPYDQGPVETRPDVLCFTLPVLESDTEITGPVWVHLFASTSGRDTDFVARLCDVYPDGRSINITEGVLRGRFYERKWDAPRLLEPGAIYEFRIELQPTANVWKKGHRIRVNVTSSSFPLWEPNPNTGGDPATETRWEIAQQTTYHDAQHPSHVVLPIIPR from the coding sequence ATGGGTGACTATCTCAGGCACGTGCGGATCATGCGTAATGTCCGTGTGCCAATGCGTGACGGCGTAGAACTGGCGACTAACGTGTATCTGCCACGTGAAGGAACGAAGTTTCCCGTCGTCCTTGTGCGCATGGCGTACAACCGTGCTCATATCACCGGCGGCGAGCTAATCGAGCGCGGTCTGGCTGTAGTCTCGCAGGATACGCGCGGCCGCTATGCCTCCGATGGAAAGTTCTATCCGTTTATTCACGAAACCAACGACGGCTATGACACGCTGGACTGGATTGCACGCCAGCCGTGGTGCAATGGGAAAGTCGGGATGTACGGCGACTCCTACCTCGCCAGCGTGCAACTCGCTCTGGCGCATACCAACCACCCGCTGCTCACCGCGCTTAACCCGCGGTTCATGTCGGCGGATATCTGGCGGCAGGGCTATTACTGCGACGGCGCATTCAGCGAAGCATTGACGTTCAGTTGGCTCTGCCTCGAGGTCGGCTCGCGCACCAGCGAAGCCAACCTCATGCCTTTTTTCAACATCCCCATGCTGCTCCGGGAGCGGCCGATCGTCGATCTCGACATTAAGAGCGGTAACCGGTCGGAGTATTACCGTGACTTCGCCACCAACTACGCGCGAAATCAATTCTGGCGTGATCTTTCCTATCGCGAGACTCTTCCCGCCTGCCGCGTGCCGAGCCTCCTGACCGGCGGCTGGTATGACTACTACCCCAACGAAGCCTTCCGCATGTACGCGGACCTTCTGTCCGGCGATGCACCGGAAGCAATCAAGCGATCGCATCGCGTACTCGTCGGCCCATGGACACACGGCATCCACGGAAGATCGAAACTCGGCCAACTCGACTTCGGCCCCGAAGCGACAAAGGAAAACGACCATTCCTCCCGCTGGCTCGAAACGATGCTCAAGGGCGGTACGCCGCAGGACTATCAGAAAGCACTGATCCGCCTGTTTGTCATGGGTGACAACGTATGGCGTGACGAAAACGAGTGGCCGCTGGCGCGGACCCAATTCACCAGGTATTACCTGCACTCGCAAGGCAGCGCAAACACCTGCACAGGTGATGGCACGCTCTCCACTTCACCGCCTCAAAACGAGTCATCCGACAAGTTCACCTACAACCCTGACGACCCGTGTCCCACCATCGGCGGAAATCACTCCGTGGGTACTTATAACCCCGGCCTGTATGAAATCTGTCTGCCCGGACCTTACGACCAGGGGCCGGTCGAGACGCGACCCGACGTGTTGTGCTTCACCTTACCCGTACTCGAAAGTGACACGGAAATCACCGGGCCTGTCTGGGTTCATCTGTTCGCTAGCACTTCAGGACGCGACACCGATTTTGTCGCGCGGCTATGCGATGTGTATCCCGACGGCAGGTCGATCAACATCACCGAAGGTGTGCTGCGCGGACGCTTCTACGAACGGAAGTGGGATGCACCGCGACTGCTTGAGCCGGGCGCGATTTACGAGTTCCGCATCGAGCTTCAGCCGACCGCGAATGTCTGGAAGAAAGGCCACCGGATCCGTGTCAATGTCACCAGCAGCAGTTTTCCGCTTTGGGAGCCTAACCCGAACACCGGCGGCGATCCTGCCACGGAAACCCGCTGGGAGATCGCGCAACAGACGACCTACCATGATGCGCAACACCCTTCGCATGTGGTGCTGCCAATCATCCCTCGGTAG
- a CDS encoding DUF1800 family protein — translation MQQCRILRRWCGLFLLITTLWLAQASAETPAALKGTPAFYTTQTIAWLGRTQVIPFRLDSPASEDRTFTAISSSSDIVEIIRPPAILKGETIGYLRVRARKSGSTTLTLGAAKLVVDVRKSTVDTAGFDPRPAIVSPARGAAVWGTIDIGVEVFDDPSDQAAPSPVTLVLPAGKTLTESRDPSVGSPPLRRAVFRVNTDDLPAGAGQFVARITARDGTVLESTPLVLNIIKPAANDVISDECEKYLEPARPLRPGMHNLRVGSDPSASGKRFVACPGTEPVWSYPFEVKEGGLYQVMMTARGDFGAGAFPSLGVTFGESDRAVTASRLVDHRWQRTPIGYPVELKTGKVFLGVKFLNDFYAPDNYDRNLYLDRFEIVKVQSLAKDAPAPPAGGMAMVPAMAMAMAKAPGTYEASDDFRVALLRPVHGLSLRGDLTLTGLAWWRQAATVTPPRMWIAINGTPLMEQRTADPVFRISTGYFKPGRNALQLIGELDNGLRAVSPTEYIDVNESITGNKPRAYYRFGMTDPAWGASLKDKLTSLKHQDGHMLALFAGESEATLTLPEDLAGTFELYLDARGDQYEGFPIIAAKLRAGGVDKPIAVKTTNQWFNDWKVGNVELTKGPKQLVVSFINDAYKEKVGDRNLWLRAVSLREVAGADSAPPSLEIVYPRNNGQHVGLADAVVVDARDDDAFAWIDLVVDGRRLGMNAPLDPALGRIVFPLLCRNLPPGEHHVKVRGEDRSGNQGDSEEITFIVNAATQGNTSELTPYESAVRLLNRFGLGPDPEELAAVLVMGERAYLEDRLSRGASDPGEMAATNKARTVFSGSDGGYDIAVNTIHQLQLTPNPVRARFVMWAENHFSTWLRKTEGWRKWQEHEAFMKAGVAPFVDLLVTSATSPAMLVYLDQQRSFATKLNENYSREIMELHTLGVHGGYTQADVTSLAGLLNGWTAMDEADTGGRGYPLESVYRYDGTLNDGLPRRILGMSYEPALPAQRFDRVRLALETLAAHPSTAEFICRKLAEHYVSDPAPEAMVTDLTRVYHQTGGDMKSVLLAMAEHPQFRRADLPMKVARPIDFALRLSRVTRADDSWTIHNFLQSSGMGLFDCITPNGYPEADDRYADSNAVLQRWKLVRTWDWRMASLVPGTWRWSAKSDPVSGAQNIVDAVAVALTGRVLGPESNAAALRVLAEATGDIGSKTQQTAVFVGMLPEANMR, via the coding sequence ATGCAGCAGTGCCGGATTTTGCGCAGATGGTGCGGTTTGTTCCTGCTGATAACCACCCTTTGGCTGGCGCAGGCGTCCGCGGAGACACCCGCTGCCCTGAAAGGTACGCCTGCTTTCTATACCACCCAAACCATTGCATGGCTGGGGCGCACCCAGGTCATCCCGTTTCGCCTTGACTCCCCCGCTTCTGAGGATCGCACGTTCACTGCGATTTCCAGCAGCAGCGATATCGTTGAAATCATTCGCCCACCGGCGATCCTCAAGGGTGAGACGATCGGATATCTGCGAGTCCGCGCGCGGAAAAGTGGTTCGACCACACTGACGCTCGGTGCAGCAAAACTCGTCGTGGATGTTCGTAAGTCCACCGTTGATACCGCCGGCTTCGACCCCAGGCCGGCCATCGTCAGCCCGGCTCGCGGTGCGGCAGTATGGGGAACGATCGACATCGGCGTTGAAGTCTTCGATGACCCGTCCGATCAGGCTGCCCCGTCACCCGTTACCCTCGTCCTTCCAGCAGGCAAGACGCTGACCGAATCGCGCGATCCGAGCGTCGGTTCACCTCCGCTTCGTCGCGCTGTTTTTCGTGTGAATACGGATGATCTCCCTGCCGGTGCCGGTCAGTTTGTCGCCCGGATTACCGCCCGCGACGGCACCGTTCTGGAGAGTACGCCGCTTGTTTTGAACATCATCAAGCCAGCAGCTAACGATGTCATTTCCGACGAGTGTGAAAAATATCTTGAGCCCGCACGACCGCTGCGGCCCGGAATGCACAACCTGCGCGTCGGGTCCGATCCATCGGCATCCGGCAAGCGGTTCGTAGCCTGCCCCGGCACGGAGCCGGTTTGGAGTTATCCCTTCGAGGTGAAGGAAGGCGGCCTTTATCAGGTGATGATGACGGCTCGCGGTGACTTCGGAGCCGGTGCCTTTCCCTCATTGGGTGTGACTTTCGGCGAGTCAGATCGCGCTGTCACCGCGTCGCGCCTCGTGGACCACCGCTGGCAGCGCACTCCGATCGGCTACCCCGTTGAACTCAAGACCGGCAAGGTTTTTCTGGGTGTGAAGTTTCTCAACGATTTCTACGCACCGGATAACTATGACCGCAACCTCTACCTCGATCGCTTTGAGATCGTCAAGGTGCAGTCGCTGGCCAAAGATGCTCCTGCTCCGCCTGCGGGCGGCATGGCCATGGTGCCCGCTATGGCCATGGCGATGGCAAAAGCACCGGGCACTTACGAGGCGAGCGACGACTTCCGCGTCGCACTGCTGCGGCCGGTTCACGGTTTGTCGCTTCGGGGTGATCTGACGCTCACCGGTCTGGCGTGGTGGCGGCAGGCTGCGACCGTCACCCCGCCGCGCATGTGGATCGCCATTAACGGCACACCCCTGATGGAGCAGCGAACGGCGGACCCGGTCTTCCGAATCAGCACCGGGTACTTCAAGCCGGGACGGAACGCCTTGCAACTCATCGGCGAGCTGGACAACGGACTGCGCGCGGTATCACCGACCGAATACATCGATGTGAATGAATCAATCACCGGCAACAAACCGCGCGCGTATTACCGCTTTGGCATGACCGATCCGGCCTGGGGTGCCTCGCTCAAAGACAAGCTCACCTCGCTTAAGCATCAGGACGGCCACATGCTCGCGCTGTTCGCCGGCGAAAGTGAAGCGACACTCACTCTTCCCGAAGACCTCGCGGGGACATTCGAGCTTTATCTCGATGCGCGAGGCGATCAGTACGAAGGCTTCCCGATTATCGCCGCCAAGCTGCGGGCCGGCGGTGTGGACAAGCCCATTGCGGTGAAAACGACAAACCAGTGGTTTAACGATTGGAAAGTGGGAAATGTCGAGTTGACCAAAGGCCCCAAGCAGCTCGTGGTCTCTTTCATCAATGATGCGTACAAGGAAAAGGTAGGTGATCGAAACCTCTGGCTCCGGGCGGTGAGCCTGCGCGAAGTTGCCGGCGCGGACAGTGCTCCGCCATCACTGGAGATCGTATATCCCAGAAATAATGGTCAGCACGTCGGTCTGGCCGATGCTGTGGTGGTCGATGCACGTGATGACGATGCGTTTGCGTGGATTGATTTGGTTGTGGACGGACGACGGCTGGGCATGAATGCCCCCCTCGATCCGGCGTTGGGACGAATCGTGTTCCCGCTCCTCTGTCGTAATCTTCCGCCCGGTGAACACCATGTGAAAGTGCGCGGCGAGGACCGTTCGGGAAATCAAGGCGATTCAGAAGAAATCACCTTCATCGTCAATGCCGCTACTCAAGGCAATACCTCCGAGCTGACTCCTTACGAAAGCGCAGTCCGATTACTCAACCGATTCGGCCTTGGTCCCGATCCTGAAGAGCTTGCCGCAGTGCTCGTCATGGGTGAGCGGGCCTATCTTGAAGACCGCTTAAGCCGCGGAGCCAGTGATCCCGGTGAAATGGCCGCGACCAATAAAGCACGCACGGTTTTCTCCGGCTCTGACGGAGGCTACGACATCGCGGTCAACACCATCCACCAACTTCAACTAACGCCTAATCCGGTTCGCGCTCGATTTGTCATGTGGGCGGAAAATCATTTTTCGACTTGGCTGCGCAAAACTGAAGGCTGGCGGAAATGGCAGGAGCATGAAGCGTTTATGAAGGCGGGTGTCGCTCCGTTCGTCGATCTGCTCGTGACCTCCGCCACCAGTCCCGCCATGCTCGTGTATCTCGACCAGCAGCGGAGTTTCGCAACCAAGCTCAACGAAAACTATTCGCGGGAAATCATGGAGCTGCACACGCTGGGAGTACACGGCGGCTACACGCAGGCGGATGTGACCAGCCTCGCAGGTCTGCTCAACGGCTGGACTGCGATGGACGAGGCGGACACCGGCGGTCGCGGCTATCCGCTTGAGTCAGTCTATCGCTACGACGGCACGCTCAACGACGGACTGCCCCGCCGTATTCTGGGCATGAGCTACGAGCCAGCCCTACCCGCGCAACGATTTGATCGAGTACGGTTGGCGCTGGAGACGCTCGCAGCGCATCCAAGTACCGCTGAGTTCATATGCCGAAAGCTCGCGGAGCATTACGTCAGCGATCCCGCGCCAGAGGCGATGGTCACGGACCTTACCCGTGTGTATCACCAGACTGGCGGCGACATGAAGTCGGTCCTGCTGGCGATGGCGGAGCATCCGCAGTTTCGACGGGCGGACCTGCCGATGAAGGTGGCGCGTCCGATTGACTTCGCTCTCCGTCTCAGCCGCGTCACACGGGCGGATGACTCCTGGACGATTCACAATTTCCTTCAAAGCAGCGGGATGGGGCTTTTTGATTGCATCACACCGAATGGTTATCCCGAGGCGGACGATCGCTATGCCGACTCCAACGCGGTGCTTCAGCGTTGGAAACTGGTACGCACATGGGATTGGCGGATGGCGAGCCTCGTGCCCGGCACCTGGCGATGGTCCGCCAAGTCCGATCCGGTCAGCGGTGCGCAGAATATCGTGGACGCGGTGGCGGTGGCACTGACCGGGCGAGTGCTGGGACCTGAGTCCAATGCAGCAGCCCTGCGCGTCCTCGCGGAAGCGACCGGCGACATAGGTTCCAAAACCCAGCAAACCGCGGTATTTGTCGGCATGTTGCCAGAGGCCAATATGAGATAG
- a CDS encoding zinc-binding dehydrogenase, translated as MRAMATTDHGSPEVLKLLDLPEPIVGDLDLLIEVYATAINPVDYKIRKTVNYGGVVRQMPFIQGYDVSGIVKALGRHVQHFKVGDAVYASPSLARPGANAERVAVDHRLAAHKPDSLDHVQAAALPLVTLTAWDCIHKRGAVQAGETVLIHAGAGGVGHIAVQLAKIAGCRVITTASRPETIDLCRKIGADVIINHAQEDFITRVQQETKNQGCAVVVDTVGGEVFDKSLECVAINGRMVTIVYNESAKIGPALFRKNATLHLEFMGVPAIHGIHPESQSETLRAAAALVDAGRLRPHVGKVISLEEIPEGHRLQESGRAIGKTVVKVR; from the coding sequence ATGCGCGCGATGGCCACCACGGATCACGGTTCACCGGAAGTGCTCAAACTCCTCGATCTGCCTGAGCCGATCGTGGGTGATCTCGATTTGCTTATCGAGGTTTACGCGACGGCGATCAATCCCGTCGATTACAAAATCCGCAAGACGGTGAACTACGGCGGCGTTGTGCGCCAGATGCCGTTTATTCAAGGCTATGACGTCAGCGGCATCGTCAAGGCGCTTGGTCGTCATGTTCAGCATTTCAAGGTGGGAGATGCTGTATACGCCTCGCCGAGCCTTGCGCGCCCCGGCGCGAATGCGGAGCGGGTCGCGGTCGATCACCGTCTCGCGGCCCATAAGCCGGACTCACTCGATCATGTGCAGGCAGCGGCGTTGCCTCTGGTGACGCTGACAGCGTGGGATTGCATCCACAAGCGCGGTGCTGTTCAGGCGGGTGAAACGGTGCTCATCCATGCCGGCGCTGGCGGCGTGGGACACATCGCGGTGCAGTTGGCCAAAATCGCCGGCTGCCGAGTCATCACGACCGCGAGTCGGCCGGAGACCATCGACCTCTGCCGCAAAATCGGTGCGGACGTCATCATCAACCATGCGCAGGAAGATTTTATCACTCGCGTGCAGCAGGAGACGAAAAATCAAGGCTGCGCCGTGGTGGTAGATACCGTCGGCGGAGAGGTGTTCGACAAGTCGCTCGAATGCGTCGCCATCAACGGGCGCATGGTGACGATCGTCTATAACGAGTCAGCAAAGATCGGTCCGGCTCTCTTTCGTAAAAACGCAACACTGCATCTGGAGTTCATGGGTGTGCCGGCAATTCACGGGATTCACCCCGAATCACAGAGTGAGACCTTGCGTGCCGCCGCCGCGCTGGTGGACGCAGGCCGACTCAGACCTCACGTCGGCAAGGTAATTTCACTTGAAGAAATTCCGGAAGGGCACCGATTGCAGGAGTCGGGGCGTGCTATCGGTAAAACCGTGGTGAAGGTGCGATAA